The Solanum lycopersicum chromosome 9, SLM_r2.1 genome window below encodes:
- the LOC138338643 gene encoding uncharacterized protein has product MIEPHTCLTDNYKEDHFNLNDNMIATSLIPYVMQNPDINIKMIREIIKGKHHYTPSYRKAQKGRRKAFRMVYGDFESSFKALPRYMAALQLFNPGTIIEWEHHSTTMQGEQIFKFLFWAFKQSIDGFKSCRPVISIDGTHLYGLYDIKLLIAVGIDANGNIFPLAYALVARESFESWSWFLKLLWTHVVCERQGIGLISDRHQGILQCVQSYDWLSPPNTYHRFCVRHLKANFNKKFVNSELENLMWLAATEHQEKKFMQRMQQIKTLSPAAYEWLNEFPLEKWTMYKDGGRRWGAMTTNVSESYNGLLKKARGLPVTAMVRMTFKALVDRFVERNNLAIALLQSNMPWPLAIDKKFNDYYQRAQGHTDMMTYNTGDGVFEILTFAHDGKGGNVHKVTTKG; this is encoded by the exons ATGATTGAACCGCATACTTGTCTTACAGATAACTATAAGGAGGATCATTTCAATTTGAATGATAACATGATTGCCACTTCATTAATACCATATGTTATGCAAAATCCGGACATAAATATTAAGATGATCCGTGAAATTATCAAAGGAAAACATCACTATACTCCTAGTTACAGAAAAGCACAAAAAGGTCGAAGAAAAGCATTTCGAATGGTTTATGGTGATTTTGAAAGTTCATTTAAGGCATTACCTCGATACATGGCTGCACTACAATTATTCAATCCAGGCACTATTATTGAGTGGGAGCATCATTCTACAACAATGCAAGGTgagcaaatttttaaatttcttttttgggcTTTTAAACAGAGCATTGATGGTTTCAAAAGTTGTAGGCCGGTCATTTCTATCGACGGCACACATCTTTATGGTTTGTATGATATCAAATTGTTAATTGCGGTTGGAATTGATGCGAATGGAAATATTTTTCCACTTGCATATGCTTTAGTTGCACGTGAGAGTTTTGAGTCTTGGTCATGGTTTCTCAAGTTATTATGGACACATGTAGTTTGTGAACGACAAGGAATTGGTCTTATTTCTGATCGTCATCAAGGAATCTTGCAGTGCGTTCAATCTTATGATTGGTTGAGtccacccaacacatatcatagaTTTTGTGTTCGACACTTAAAagcaaattttaataaaaaatttgtaaatagtGAACTCGAAAATCTAATGTGGTTGGCTGCTACTGAGCATCAGGAGAAAAAGTTTATGCAACGGATGCAACAAATCAAAACATTGTCTCCTGCAGCATATGAATGGTTAAATGAATTTCCTTTGGAAAAATGGACGATGTATAAGGATGGTGGTCGTAGATGGGGTGCCATGACGACAAATGTGTCTGAGTCATATAATGGTTTATTGAAAAAAGCTCGGGGGCTTCCTGTGACTGCCATGGTTCGAATGACGTTCAAAGCTCTCGTTGATCGTTTTGTCGAAAGAAACAATCTTGCAATTGCATTACTTCAAAGTAATATGCCATGGCCACTTGCgatagataaaaaatttaatgattattatcaAAGAGCTCAAGGGCACACAGATATGATGACTTACAACACAGGTGATGGAGTTTTTGAAATTCTTACTTTTGCTCATGATGGTAAAGGTGGAAATGTCCACAAGGTTACTACAAAAG gttaa
- the LOC101257107 gene encoding protein SEED AND ROOT HAIR PROTECTIVE PROTEIN-like, protein MASNKNLPVFCIVLSIVAAATIASANNNYENSYGNDAPKTYKKDVHTKGLVPEANIIAVQGMIYCKSGSKHIPLKGAVARITCLGTEKHGHETAPFSFSSYQSDAKGYYYAVFSLNELKEYDQSCTITQCKAFLESSSLEECDVPTDENNGITGAILTSYRLLNEYAEKKTVLYSVAPFVYTSEDDGDDDADYTKSNYYKREGGY, encoded by the exons atgGCTTCAAACAAAAATTTGCCAGTATTTTGCATTGTTTTGTCAATTGTAGCAGCAGCTACTATTGCTTCTGCAAATAACAATTATGAAAATAGTTATGGCAATGATGCCCCAAAAACATACAAGAAGGATGTGCATACAAAGGGATTAGTTCCAGAAGCAAATATTATTGCTGTTCAAGGAATGATTTATTGCAAATCTGGATCTAAACACATTCCACTTAAGG GAGCTGTAGCAAGGATAACATGTCTAGGCACGGAAAAACACGGACACGAAACCGCTCCATTCTCCTTCTCAAGTTACCAATCGGACGCAAAAGGTTATTACTACGCAGTATTTTCACTAAATGAGCTCAAAGAATATGATCAATCATGCACAATTACACAATGCAAAGCCTTCTTAGAAAGCTCTTCACTTGAAGAATGTGATGTACCTACTGATGAAAATAATGGTATAACTGGAGCTATTCTTACTTCTTATCGATTACTCAATGAATATGCTGAGAAGAAAACAGTGTTGTACTCCGTTGCACCTTTTGTTTACACTTCCGaagatgatggtgatgatgatgctgATTATACTAAATCCAATTACTACAAACGTGAAGGGGGTTattag